One window of Leptotrichia sp. oral taxon 498 genomic DNA carries:
- a CDS encoding epoxyqueuosine reductase QueH, with protein sequence MNPNQKINYHTILGKLIDDWKKNEIRPKILVHSCCAPCSTYVLEFLTQYADVTVLFANNNIHPRAEYEKRALVQKEFIDKFNKKTGNNVGFIEEEYKPADFYRAVKGLENEKEGGKRCTICFQMRLDIVAKKAQKLGFDYFGSALTLSPHKNSQLINTLGLEIQEIFDVKYLPADFKKNNGYKRSVDMCAEYDIYRQCYCGCVFAALDQGIDLNEYK encoded by the coding sequence ATGAATCCAAATCAAAAAATTAATTATCACACAATTTTGGGGAAATTAATAGATGATTGGAAAAAAAATGAAATCCGACCGAAAATATTGGTTCATAGTTGTTGTGCGCCGTGCAGCACCTATGTTTTGGAGTTTCTTACGCAATATGCCGATGTTACCGTACTTTTCGCCAATAACAACATTCATCCCCGAGCTGAGTATGAAAAAAGAGCTTTGGTGCAGAAGGAATTTATTGACAAATTTAATAAGAAAACTGGAAATAATGTTGGATTTATTGAAGAAGAGTATAAACCTGCTGATTTTTATCGTGCTGTAAAAGGTCTGGAAAATGAAAAAGAAGGAGGAAAAAGATGTACAATTTGCTTTCAAATGAGACTTGATATAGTGGCTAAAAAAGCGCAGAAACTGGGATTTGACTACTTTGGGAGCGCTTTGACACTGAGTCCACATAAAAATAGTCAGCTTATAAATACTTTGGGGCTAGAAATTCAAGAAATTTTTGATGTAAAATATTTGCCAGCGGATTTTAAGAAAAATAACGGCTACAAGCGTTCAGTTGACATGTGTGCTGAATATGATATTTACAGACAATGTTACTGCGGCTGTGTATTTGCAGCACTAGATCAAGGAATTGATTTAAATGAATATAAATAG
- a CDS encoding SemiSWEET family transporter translates to MTEKNLKILGWLGTLLSVIMYVSYVPQIMGNLHGHKTFFLQPLAATVNCAIWTSYGLLKEKKDYPLSAANLPGVIFGFLATVTAF, encoded by the coding sequence ATGACTGAAAAAAATCTAAAAATTTTAGGATGGCTCGGAACATTACTTTCTGTAATAATGTATGTATCTTATGTTCCGCAAATAATGGGAAATTTACATGGACATAAAACATTTTTCCTACAACCATTAGCTGCAACAGTTAACTGTGCTATTTGGACAAGTTATGGACTTTTAAAAGAAAAAAAAGATTATCCGTTGTCAGCAGCAAATTTACCAGGAGTTATTTTTGGATTTCTTGCAACAGTTACAGCATTTTAA
- a CDS encoding ABC transporter ATP-binding protein, with protein MLIPTLMASIIDLGLNKGDMSFTVKVGSFTLVIAMVSLTAGILAGRYASHASAGFAKNLRWAMFNKIQQYSFTNIDKFSTAGLITRFTTDVNNIQMSFQLLIRAFCRAPVMLVVAMFMSFLISPKLSVIFLIAIIFLSCVLAFIMFGVHPYFSRAIRKYDDLNINLQENINGIRVVKSFIREKYETNKFKKATKELKELMLKGERMIVFIAPAMQLTIFSCILLLSWLGAKMIVVGDLTTGQLTSLFAYTTNILMSLLMMAMVMVNIVLSRESGERIALVLNEESSIKNPQNPIKQVKNGDIEFKNVNFSYSNNPEILNLENINLKINSGQTIGIIGGTGSSKSALVQLIPRLYDVISGEVLVSGKDVRNYDIKTLRDNVAMVLQKNVLFSGTIKENLRWGNKNSTDSQIEHVCKLAQADEFIQKFPDKYDTYIERGGTNVSGGQRQRLCIARALLKNPKILILDDSTSAVDTKTDKLIRNAFKNEIPHITKIIIGQRISSIIDSDKIIVMNEGKIVNFGTHEELIKSSQIYREIYESQTEGSEK; from the coding sequence ATGCTTATACCGACACTTATGGCTTCAATCATTGATTTAGGATTAAACAAGGGAGATATGAGCTTTACTGTAAAAGTTGGATCATTTACGCTAGTTATTGCGATGGTTTCGCTTACAGCTGGAATTTTGGCGGGAAGATATGCGTCACATGCTTCTGCTGGGTTTGCTAAAAATTTGAGATGGGCGATGTTTAATAAAATACAGCAATATTCATTTACAAATATTGATAAGTTCTCCACAGCTGGACTTATCACAAGATTTACAACCGATGTAAATAATATTCAAATGTCATTTCAACTTTTGATAAGAGCATTTTGCAGAGCACCAGTTATGCTTGTTGTAGCGATGTTTATGTCGTTTCTAATAAGTCCAAAACTTTCAGTTATATTTTTAATTGCAATTATATTTTTAAGCTGCGTTTTGGCATTTATAATGTTTGGAGTTCATCCTTATTTCTCTCGTGCGATTAGAAAATATGATGATTTGAACATAAATTTGCAGGAAAATATAAACGGAATTAGAGTTGTAAAATCTTTTATTCGAGAAAAGTATGAAACAAATAAATTTAAAAAAGCTACAAAAGAATTAAAAGAGTTGATGTTAAAAGGGGAACGAATGATAGTTTTTATTGCACCAGCAATGCAGTTAACAATATTTTCATGCATTTTATTATTATCTTGGTTAGGAGCAAAAATGATTGTTGTAGGAGATTTGACAACTGGACAGCTGACAAGTTTATTTGCGTATACAACAAACATTTTGATGAGCCTGCTTATGATGGCTATGGTTATGGTGAATATCGTTTTATCTCGTGAATCAGGGGAACGAATAGCACTTGTATTAAATGAAGAGTCAAGCATAAAAAATCCGCAAAATCCCATAAAACAAGTTAAAAATGGAGATATTGAGTTTAAAAATGTAAACTTTAGCTATAGCAATAATCCTGAAATATTAAATTTGGAAAATATTAATTTAAAGATAAATTCTGGACAGACCATTGGAATAATCGGCGGAACGGGAAGTTCAAAGTCGGCACTTGTTCAGCTTATTCCAAGACTTTATGATGTGATAAGCGGAGAAGTTCTTGTAAGTGGTAAAGATGTTAGAAATTATGATATAAAGACGCTTCGTGACAATGTAGCGATGGTTTTACAAAAAAATGTTCTTTTTTCTGGAACAATAAAAGAAAATCTTCGTTGGGGAAATAAAAATTCAACGGACAGTCAAATTGAGCATGTGTGTAAATTGGCACAAGCTGATGAATTTATCCAAAAGTTTCCTGATAAATACGATACTTATATAGAGCGTGGCGGGACAAATGTTTCTGGTGGACAGAGACAAAGACTTTGTATCGCAAGAGCATTGCTTAAAAATCCTAAAATATTAATTTTAGATGATTCAACAAGCGCAGTTGACACGAAAACGGATAAATTAATAAGAAATGCGTTTAAAAATGAAATTCCACATATTACAAAAATAATTATCGGACAAAGAATTTCATCAATAATTGATTCAGATAAAATCATTGTCATGAATGAAGGAAAAATCGTAAATTTTGGAACACACGAAGAATTGATTAAATCTAGTCAAATTTACCGAGAAATTTACGAATCACAGACAGAAGGGAGTGAAAAATAA
- a CDS encoding ABC transporter ATP-binding protein → MFEHNKILTVLVIIFILLSTLGMVRGTMFTKELMDNFIVPSVKQYKLHKSIDYSLLLAIISKMIAVYGFAVICSYIYGLMMIYIAQGTLKSLRDDVFVNMESLPIKFFDTNAHGDIMSVYSTDIDTLRAMMVESLSQVISSIVTIIGVLISMFILNVPLTFFVVFMIIVMIFTTKAISKRSSKNYVAQQKNIGAVNGYVEEIIEGLRVVKVFSYEEEANKNFEKYNEELFKSADKAMKYANILGPAVGNLGNINFVLTAVIGSIIVYNNIAGFTLGGLVSFLQFIKVINQPVSQIAQQLTSVILAAAGAQRVFELLDQVSEKDEGYVKLINVKIDEHGNITEVKEHTGKWAWKHLHSDGTVTYTKLLGDVVFENVTFGYNENKTVLHNINLFAKPGQKIAFVGATGAGKTTITNLINKFYDINSGKIRYDGINIDKIHKSDLRASLGIVLQDTNLFSGTVADNIRYGKLDATDEEVRAAAKLANADYFITHLPNGYNTVLSGNGASLSQGQRQLLSIARAAIADPPVLILDEATSSIDTRTEKIVQDGMDKLMEGRTVFVIAHRLSTIKNSDVIMVLDQGKIIERGNHEELIAQKGTYYQLYTGGFENQ, encoded by the coding sequence ATGTTTGAGCACAATAAAATTTTGACTGTATTAGTTATAATATTCATTTTATTAAGCACCCTTGGAATGGTTCGTGGGACAATGTTTACAAAAGAGCTGATGGACAATTTTATCGTGCCAAGCGTAAAACAATATAAATTGCATAAAAGTATTGATTATTCACTTCTTTTGGCGATTATTTCCAAAATGATAGCAGTTTATGGATTTGCAGTCATTTGTTCATACATTTATGGACTTATGATGATTTATATCGCTCAAGGAACGCTAAAAAGTTTAAGAGATGATGTTTTTGTCAATATGGAAAGTTTGCCAATAAAATTTTTTGACACAAATGCACATGGGGATATTATGAGTGTTTATTCAACTGATATTGACACTTTAAGAGCGATGATGGTGGAGAGCTTGTCACAGGTAATTTCATCAATTGTCACAATTATTGGAGTTTTAATTTCTATGTTTATTTTAAATGTGCCACTTACTTTTTTTGTCGTTTTTATGATAATCGTAATGATTTTTACGACAAAAGCGATTTCTAAAAGAAGTTCAAAAAATTATGTCGCACAGCAAAAAAATATTGGAGCTGTAAACGGATATGTTGAAGAAATAATCGAAGGATTGCGGGTTGTAAAAGTTTTTTCGTATGAAGAAGAAGCGAACAAAAATTTTGAAAAGTATAATGAAGAATTATTTAAAAGTGCCGACAAAGCGATGAAATATGCCAATATATTGGGACCTGCGGTGGGAAATTTGGGAAATATTAATTTTGTGTTGACTGCCGTTATTGGTTCAATAATTGTGTATAACAACATTGCGGGATTCACCCTTGGCGGATTAGTTTCATTTTTGCAGTTTATAAAAGTGATTAATCAGCCAGTTTCTCAAATTGCACAGCAGCTAACTTCAGTTATATTGGCGGCAGCTGGGGCACAGAGAGTATTTGAGCTATTGGATCAAGTTTCTGAAAAAGATGAAGGTTATGTAAAATTGATAAATGTGAAAATTGATGAACACGGAAATATTACAGAAGTAAAAGAACATACTGGAAAATGGGCTTGGAAACACCTTCATTCAGATGGAACAGTAACTTATACAAAACTTCTGGGAGATGTTGTCTTTGAAAATGTAACTTTTGGTTATAATGAAAATAAAACAGTACTTCACAATATAAATTTATTTGCAAAGCCAGGGCAGAAAATAGCGTTTGTTGGAGCGACAGGAGCTGGGAAAACTACGATTACAAATTTAATAAATAAGTTTTATGATATTAATTCTGGAAAAATTCGTTACGATGGAATAAATATTGATAAAATTCATAAGTCAGATTTACGAGCTTCACTTGGAATAGTTTTACAAGATACAAATTTATTTTCTGGAACGGTTGCTGATAACATACGATATGGTAAATTAGATGCGACAGATGAAGAAGTGAGAGCCGCAGCAAAATTAGCAAATGCGGATTATTTCATAACTCATTTGCCAAATGGCTACAACACAGTCTTAAGTGGAAATGGTGCAAGTCTTTCTCAGGGGCAAAGACAACTTTTGTCAATAGCAAGAGCAGCGATTGCCGATCCGCCAGTATTGATTTTGGATGAAGCGACTTCCAGCATTGACACAAGAACGGAAAAAATTGTGCAAGATGGAATGGATAAATTAATGGAAGGAAGAACGGTATTTGTAATTGCGCACAGATTATCAACAATAAAAAATTCAGATGTTATAATGGTTTTGGATCAAGGAAAAATAATAGAGCGAGGAAATCATGAGGAATTAATTGCACAAAAAGGAACTTATTATCAATTATATACAGGTGGCTTTGAAAATCAGTAA
- a CDS encoding YdcF family protein, producing the protein MKNIIFTILKIFVILIFVAFILEEYFVIKEYKNDDKLIYKNKKIDYVIILGARVYGEKPSESLVERIKKASEFLQKNNSVKVIATGGKGSNEKISEALAIKRELLKLGISEERIILEDKSRNTIQNFEFSLKKIKEDNPQKNKKNILIVTNNYHIFRAKNIAKSLGYEKEGYKFYGLPAKTPLIFIPKSHFREFLSNIKFFIWDKK; encoded by the coding sequence ATGAAAAATATAATTTTTACTATTTTGAAAATATTTGTTATTTTAATTTTTGTAGCATTTATTTTGGAAGAATATTTTGTGATAAAAGAGTATAAAAATGATGATAAATTAATTTATAAAAATAAAAAAATAGATTATGTAATCATTCTGGGAGCTAGAGTTTATGGTGAAAAACCAAGTGAGTCACTTGTAGAGAGAATTAAAAAAGCTAGTGAGTTCTTACAGAAAAATAATTCGGTAAAGGTAATAGCAACTGGAGGAAAAGGGTCGAATGAAAAAATTTCGGAAGCACTAGCGATTAAAAGGGAACTTTTGAAATTGGGAATTTCGGAAGAAAGAATTATTTTGGAAGATAAATCTCGAAACACCATTCAAAATTTTGAATTTTCACTTAAAAAAATAAAAGAAGATAATCCACAAAAAAATAAAAAAAATATTTTGATTGTGACAAATAACTATCATATTTTTAGAGCGAAAAATATTGCAAAGTCTTTGGGATATGAAAAAGAAGGATATAAATTTTACGGATTACCAGCCAAGACTCCTTTGATTTTTATTCCAAAATCACATTTCAGAGAATTTTTGTCAAATATAAAATTTTTTATTTGGGATAAAAAATAA
- the galU gene encoding UTP--glucose-1-phosphate uridylyltransferase GalU has translation MKRIRKAVIPAAGLGTRVLPATKAQPKEMLSIVDKPALQYLVEELVESGIEEILIITGRNKVSIENHFDYSFELEKTLEENGKLELLKEVNKISEMSNIYYVRQKKPLGLGHAISCAEAFVGNEPFVVLLGDDIIYTDKSKGEVPVTKQLIEKYSELDGGNILGVQEVLQKNVSKYGIIKPKNQIDAKTVMVEDFIEKPSIEEAPSRMAALGRYVLEPEIFSYLKNTKPGKGGEIQLTDAILAMKKDKDRLYAYNFEGNRYDTGDKFGMFVANVEFGLRHPELKDRAKEYLKELAKKL, from the coding sequence ATGAAAAGAATTAGAAAAGCTGTTATTCCTGCAGCAGGTCTTGGGACTAGAGTATTACCTGCAACAAAAGCACAGCCGAAAGAAATGTTGTCAATCGTTGACAAACCGGCGCTTCAGTATCTAGTTGAAGAATTAGTGGAATCTGGAATTGAAGAAATTTTAATTATTACAGGTCGGAATAAAGTTTCGATTGAAAACCATTTTGACTACTCTTTTGAATTAGAAAAGACATTGGAAGAAAATGGTAAATTAGAATTGCTCAAAGAAGTGAATAAAATTTCCGAAATGTCCAATATTTATTATGTAAGACAGAAAAAACCGCTTGGACTAGGTCATGCAATAAGTTGTGCCGAAGCATTTGTTGGAAATGAACCATTTGTCGTACTTTTGGGAGATGATATCATTTATACAGATAAATCAAAAGGAGAAGTTCCTGTAACAAAGCAATTAATTGAAAAGTACAGTGAATTAGATGGAGGAAATATTTTAGGAGTACAGGAAGTTTTACAAAAAAATGTTTCTAAATATGGAATCATAAAACCGAAAAATCAAATTGACGCAAAAACTGTGATGGTGGAAGATTTTATTGAAAAACCTTCAATTGAAGAAGCACCAAGCAGAATGGCAGCTCTGGGACGATATGTTTTAGAGCCTGAAATATTTTCGTATTTAAAAAACACAAAACCTGGAAAAGGTGGAGAGATTCAATTAACCGATGCTATTTTAGCAATGAAAAAAGATAAGGACAGGTTATACGCTTACAATTTTGAGGGAAATAGATATGATACTGGAGATAAATTTGGAATGTTTGTAGCAAATGTTGAATTTGGACTTAGACATCCTGAATTAAAAGATAGAGCAAAAGAATATCTGAAAGAATTGGCAAAAAAATTGTGA
- a CDS encoding C40 family peptidase produces the protein MKKILILAGALLISAVSFADLESTIKNHYKNTDLTIKREVEPANSYNSYANPTSNAVRDKVISFAQTKLGSPYVWGATGPNTFDCSGFVGYVFKKAANVDLPRVSSSQAAYKPRISSMNMKKGDLVFFETTGKGRISHVGIYMGNSQFIHASSGGRKVMVSSLDSSFYNKTFRWAINPFS, from the coding sequence ATGAAAAAAATATTGATACTAGCTGGAGCTTTGCTTATTTCTGCAGTATCTTTTGCAGACTTAGAAAGTACAATCAAGAATCATTACAAAAATACTGATTTGACTATAAAAAGAGAGGTGGAACCTGCGAATAGTTATAATAGCTATGCTAATCCTACTTCAAATGCAGTAAGAGATAAAGTTATCAGTTTTGCACAAACTAAATTAGGTTCGCCATATGTATGGGGTGCTACAGGACCAAATACATTTGATTGTTCTGGCTTCGTTGGTTATGTTTTCAAAAAAGCTGCTAATGTAGACTTACCTAGAGTTTCAAGTTCACAAGCCGCATATAAACCAAGAATTTCATCAATGAACATGAAAAAAGGTGATTTAGTATTTTTCGAAACAACTGGAAAAGGTAGAATTTCACATGTAGGAATTTATATGGGAAATAGCCAATTTATTCATGCTTCTTCTGGAGGTAGAAAAGTAATGGTTTCTAGTTTAGACAGTAGTTTTTACAACAAAACATTTAGATGGGCAATTAATCCGTTTAGTTAA
- a CDS encoding KH domain-containing protein — protein sequence MSKYFETINFWIENLLDSTENYMIESSEKGRHIDVTINVIKEDMGKVIGKNGRIITALRVLISSIAKKDKRSVKIEIKEM from the coding sequence ATGAGTAAATATTTTGAAACGATAAATTTTTGGATTGAAAATTTATTGGATTCTACGGAAAATTATATGATTGAAAGCAGTGAGAAAGGTAGACATATTGATGTTACAATTAATGTGATAAAAGAAGATATGGGAAAAGTTATCGGAAAAAATGGAAGAATTATCACGGCTCTTCGTGTTCTCATTTCTTCAATTGCCAAAAAAGACAAGAGATCTGTAAAAATTGAAATAAAAGAGATGTAA
- a CDS encoding acyl-CoA thioesterase, with translation MKSFKLRIYYYDTDKMGVVYHSNYLKWMEIARTEYFRDILPYKNIENMGFILPVKSLNIEYIDSAKYDDEIEIFVKIEEINSIKIKFYYEMYDSNKVLKAKARTVNVFVDKNGKLKRISKEMLEILKK, from the coding sequence ATGAAGAGTTTTAAACTTAGAATATATTATTATGATACTGATAAAATGGGAGTTGTTTATCACTCAAATTATTTGAAATGGATGGAAATTGCAAGAACTGAATATTTTAGAGATATTTTACCCTATAAGAACATAGAAAATATGGGATTTATTTTGCCAGTCAAGTCTCTTAATATCGAATATATTGACTCGGCTAAATATGACGATGAAATTGAAATTTTTGTAAAAATTGAAGAAATCAATAGTATAAAAATAAAATTTTACTATGAAATGTATGACTCTAATAAAGTTTTAAAAGCAAAAGCACGAACAGTAAATGTATTTGTAGATAAAAATGGAAAATTAAAAAGAATTTCAAAAGAGATGTTAGAAATTTTAAAAAAATAA
- the rpiB gene encoding ribose 5-phosphate isomerase B, whose amino-acid sequence MKLVIGNDHAGVEFKEKLVKALKGRGHEIINVGTDSLESVDYPDIAALVGEKVLDGKAEYGILICGTGIGISIAANKIKGIRAALVHNEFTARLARLHNDANVIALGARVIGDELGLACVETFINTEFEGGRHARRVDKIER is encoded by the coding sequence ATGAAATTAGTTATCGGAAATGATCACGCAGGAGTGGAATTTAAAGAAAAATTGGTAAAGGCGCTCAAAGGAAGAGGACACGAGATTATTAATGTTGGAACGGATTCATTGGAATCGGTTGATTATCCAGATATTGCAGCACTTGTAGGTGAAAAAGTTTTAGACGGGAAAGCTGAATACGGGATACTTATCTGTGGAACAGGGATTGGAATTTCAATTGCAGCAAATAAAATTAAAGGAATCAGAGCAGCACTTGTTCACAATGAATTTACAGCAAGACTTGCTAGACTTCACAACGATGCGAATGTCATTGCATTGGGAGCCAGAGTAATTGGAGATGAATTGGGACTTGCATGTGTTGAAACATTTATAAATACTGAATTTGAAGGTGGAAGACATGCTAGAAGAGTCGATAAAATAGAAAGATAA
- a CDS encoding histidine triad nucleotide-binding protein has product MSTIFKKIIDKEIPANIVYEDDDFLAFYDIQPQAKVHVIVIPKKEIKNLDEATEEDVLVLGKLQLTIAKIARKLGISKDGYRVITNINENGGQTVFHMHYHILGGEKLPENFK; this is encoded by the coding sequence ATGTCAACAATTTTTAAAAAAATAATAGATAAAGAAATACCAGCAAATATAGTTTATGAAGATGATGATTTTTTGGCTTTTTATGATATTCAGCCACAAGCTAAAGTTCATGTCATTGTGATACCTAAAAAAGAAATTAAGAATTTAGATGAAGCGACTGAAGAAGATGTGCTGGTACTAGGAAAATTGCAATTGACAATTGCAAAAATTGCTCGTAAATTGGGAATTTCTAAGGATGGTTACAGAGTTATTACAAATATAAATGAAAATGGTGGACAAACAGTTTTTCATATGCATTATCATATTTTAGGTGGAGAAAAATTACCAGAAAACTTTAAATAA
- a CDS encoding TrmH family RNA methyltransferase: protein MKDIIASSDNKFYKLLKKLDKKKYRDENSIFKAEGEKFLGENINFNKIIVKESKFEYFEKKYNISQNENLTILKDNLFDEVSTQENSQGIIFLYSKNLNTILDIKGDVVILDDIQDPGNVGTIIRTMIATGFYNLVLTKGSVDVYNPKTVRATMSGIFKLNVIYEMPKNIVKFLKENNYLTISTALYKDSVSYEKIELKEKNAFIFGHEGGGVSDYMINNSDIKAIIPIYGNIESLNVSVAAGVFLYKMKEKIIGKK from the coding sequence ATGAAAGATATAATAGCAAGTTCAGATAATAAGTTTTATAAATTGTTAAAAAAGTTGGATAAAAAAAAGTATAGAGATGAAAACAGTATTTTTAAAGCTGAAGGTGAAAAATTTTTAGGCGAAAATATAAATTTTAATAAAATTATTGTGAAAGAATCAAAATTTGAATATTTTGAAAAAAAATATAATATTTCTCAAAATGAAAATTTGACAATTTTAAAAGATAATTTATTTGACGAAGTTTCAACACAGGAAAATAGTCAAGGAATAATTTTTTTGTACTCCAAAAATTTGAATACGATTTTAGATATAAAAGGTGACGTTGTAATTTTAGATGATATTCAAGATCCTGGAAACGTTGGAACAATTATTAGAACAATGATTGCAACGGGTTTTTATAACTTAGTTCTTACGAAAGGTTCGGTGGATGTCTATAATCCAAAAACTGTGAGAGCGACTATGAGCGGGATTTTCAAATTAAATGTCATTTATGAAATGCCTAAAAATATTGTAAAATTTTTGAAAGAAAATAATTATTTGACAATTTCAACAGCATTGTATAAAGATTCTGTTTCATATGAGAAAATAGAATTAAAGGAAAAAAATGCTTTTATTTTTGGGCATGAAGGTGGTGGAGTTTCAGATTATATGATAAATAATTCGGATATAAAAGCAATAATTCCTATATATGGAAATATTGAATCCCTTAATGTAAGTGTTGCGGCTGGAGTTTTTTTATATAAAATGAAGGAAAAAATTATTGGCAAAAAATAA